In Paenibacillus hexagrammi, the following are encoded in one genomic region:
- the hemC gene encoding hydroxymethylbilane synthase, which produces MRTIIVGTRQSALALTQTGQAVEKLKKLAAEHGIECEFEIKKIVTKGDRILDVTLSKVGGKGLFVKEIEQALLDGDIDMAVHSMKDMPFELPEGLVIGAVPKREDARDALITRGPASLDELPQGALVGTSSLRRASQLQHARPDLRVESIRGNIDSRLRKLEEGNFDAILLASAGLHRIGWQDRITAYLPPETCLPAVGQGALCIECRGGDDFVLELLGKFQHEPTALAVRAERSFLGRLNGGCQVPIGAYATVSTDNGDSGDGQPLLTLTGMVGTPDGTTLLKESASGSDPEALGLLIAEKLVAQGADRILAEVKE; this is translated from the coding sequence ATGAGAACCATAATTGTAGGAACCAGACAAAGCGCATTGGCGTTAACGCAAACCGGTCAAGCTGTGGAAAAGTTGAAAAAGCTTGCCGCTGAGCACGGTATCGAATGTGAATTTGAAATCAAGAAAATTGTGACCAAGGGAGACCGAATCCTGGATGTCACGCTGTCCAAGGTTGGCGGTAAAGGTTTGTTCGTAAAAGAAATTGAGCAGGCTTTGCTAGACGGTGACATCGATATGGCTGTTCACAGTATGAAGGATATGCCCTTCGAGCTTCCTGAAGGGCTGGTCATCGGAGCTGTGCCGAAGCGGGAAGATGCGCGCGATGCGCTTATCACGCGCGGCCCTGCTTCACTGGACGAGCTGCCGCAGGGCGCGCTCGTCGGAACAAGCTCGCTGCGCCGCGCCAGCCAGCTGCAGCACGCGCGCCCGGACCTGCGGGTCGAGTCGATCCGCGGCAACATTGATTCGAGGCTGCGCAAGCTCGAAGAGGGCAACTTCGATGCGATATTGCTGGCGTCCGCCGGTTTACACCGGATCGGTTGGCAGGATCGCATCACGGCGTACTTGCCGCCCGAGACCTGCCTCCCTGCCGTAGGGCAGGGAGCGCTGTGCATCGAGTGCCGGGGCGGCGACGACTTTGTGCTGGAATTGCTCGGCAAGTTCCAGCATGAGCCTACCGCGCTGGCGGTGCGCGCGGAACGAAGCTTTCTCGGCAGACTCAACGGAGGCTGCCAGGTGCCGATCGGCGCTTACGCGACGGTAAGCACTGATAACGGTGACAGCGGCGACGGACAGCCGCTGCTGACGCTCACCGGCATGGTCGGCACGCCGGACGGTACGACGCTCTTGAAGGAATCGGCGAGCGGAAGCGATCCAGAGGCGCTGGGACTTCTCATCGCCGAGAAGCTGGTCGCGCAAGGCGCTGACCGCATACTTGCGGAAGTGAAGGAGTGA
- a CDS encoding precorrin-2 dehydrogenase/sirohydrochlorin ferrochelatase family protein, producing the protein MRHPYPILLDVRNQHVLIVGGGAVALRKVRALLEAGAKITVISPTLTSELEDLEVRGEIVLFRQNYQAELLSSVVSSRTPRFLLAIAATNDQAVNHLVYEDMAALGIPVNIVDQPELSRFIVPSVVRRGKLLIAVSTGGASPSAARRIAKEIELSYGDEYEMYLDFLSEVRQYVQQRVDDKTMRQRMFKEMLEWDVLDKIRSGSFGIWKQEMFAALARKPDIETIQAFSGR; encoded by the coding sequence ATGAGGCATCCTTATCCGATTTTGCTAGATGTAAGGAATCAGCACGTTCTGATTGTTGGCGGTGGAGCCGTTGCTCTGCGTAAGGTACGTGCTTTACTAGAGGCAGGAGCCAAGATTACCGTCATTAGCCCGACATTGACTAGTGAACTTGAAGATCTGGAAGTACGCGGTGAGATCGTCTTGTTCAGGCAGAACTATCAGGCGGAATTACTAAGCAGCGTAGTATCCAGCCGTACACCGAGGTTTTTGCTAGCCATTGCAGCGACCAATGATCAAGCGGTGAACCATCTTGTGTATGAAGATATGGCTGCGCTCGGGATTCCGGTTAATATTGTCGATCAGCCGGAGCTCAGCCGCTTTATTGTTCCTTCTGTCGTGCGACGAGGCAAGCTGCTGATCGCCGTTTCGACTGGAGGGGCTAGCCCCTCCGCAGCAAGACGAATTGCAAAAGAAATCGAGCTCTCTTATGGGGATGAGTACGAAATGTATCTTGATTTTTTAAGCGAGGTTCGTCAATACGTGCAGCAGCGGGTTGATGACAAAACGATGAGACAGAGAATGTTTAAAGAGATGCTGGAGTGGGATGTGCTTGATAAAATTCGCTCCGGCTCTTTTGGGATATGGAAGCAAGAGATGTTCGCTGCACTTGCAAGAAAGCCGGATATAGAAACGATACAGGCTTTCAGTGGTCGCTAA
- a CDS encoding cytochrome C assembly family protein yields the protein MVTRSLLLDAMIYIYALSLLFYFSDFASANKKAKRMGTGLLLFVWVLQTAYLAFSLYTHSSELAFSRSDILYFFTWLLITMSLIINRFIRIELFVFFINVFGFALLALNVFGNPQMMPVSSNWDVNSELLFIHITMAVGSYAAFTAAAIFSGMYIFLHRKLKVKQFSDTVMRLPSLEKMEQYSYRSVIIGGPLLLLALCLGIVWISLQGDGNLFYDPKVVNSVFVLAAYGFYLFQRLSMRISGNRLALWNIAAFIIVMLNFVVSNFFSGFHSWIWS from the coding sequence ATGGTCACACGTAGCTTGCTGCTCGATGCGATGATTTATATATATGCCCTGAGCCTGCTGTTTTACTTTTCGGACTTCGCTAGCGCGAATAAGAAGGCAAAACGGATGGGGACGGGGCTCCTTTTGTTTGTATGGGTTTTGCAAACCGCCTATCTCGCTTTCAGCTTATATACGCATTCATCGGAATTGGCGTTCTCGAGGTCGGATATTTTATACTTCTTCACTTGGCTATTGATTACGATGTCGCTGATTATCAACCGGTTTATCCGGATTGAACTTTTCGTCTTCTTCATCAACGTATTCGGTTTCGCGCTGCTCGCGCTCAATGTGTTCGGTAACCCGCAGATGATGCCGGTATCCAGTAACTGGGATGTAAACAGCGAACTGCTATTCATACATATCACCATGGCCGTGGGCAGCTACGCTGCATTTACAGCGGCTGCAATATTCTCAGGGATGTACATATTTTTGCATCGTAAATTGAAAGTAAAACAATTCTCGGATACTGTTATGCGTCTGCCATCCTTGGAGAAGATGGAGCAGTACAGCTATAGGTCGGTCATCATCGGAGGACCTTTGCTGCTGCTTGCACTCTGTTTGGGGATTGTGTGGATCTCCCTTCAAGGTGATGGGAATTTGTTTTACGATCCGAAGGTCGTTAATTCCGTTTTCGTTTTGGCTGCTTATGGGTTTTATTTGTTCCAGCGTCTGTCCATGAGGATTTCCGGTAACCGGTTGGCGCTTTGGAATATAGCAGCATTTATTATTGTCATGCTCAATTTTGTAGTATCCAATTTCTTCTCCGGCTTTCACAGTTGGATTTGGAGCTAA
- the hemA gene encoding glutamyl-tRNA reductase, translating to MHIITVGLNYRTAPVEIREKFTFSAEELSLALTELKDTKSILECVIVATCNRTEIYAVVDRSHLCSHYLMSFIEKWFNVPKDQFQKHLYTYENDKAIEHLFRVTSGLDSMVIGETQILGQVRDAFLLSQQMKATGTFFNTLFKQAVTLAKKAHSETGINDNPVSVSYAAVELGKRIFGSYTNKTVMIIGAGKMSELTVKHLYANGANKVIVVNRTYERAVELAAKFNGIPCAADQMLERLSDVDIIISSTGAPGYVLTKPDLQAVLTKRKSRPLFMMDIAVPRDLDPQISELANVFLYDIDDLEMIVDKHLQERKKEAAKIETMISAEIAAFEQWTRTLGVSPVIQALQLKANQVHEETMESMLKKLPDLEEREVKVIRKLTKSIVNQMLRDPILRIKEMAGERHGEEALDMFTKLFALEEVLEQQDKANELAQEAQRKEIEAEMLRMQEEKLLAIGLKTADPLARS from the coding sequence ATGCATATTATCACAGTAGGGCTGAACTATCGCACAGCGCCGGTAGAGATCAGAGAGAAGTTTACGTTCTCTGCAGAAGAGCTCTCGTTGGCACTTACAGAGCTTAAAGACACCAAAAGCATACTGGAATGTGTGATTGTGGCTACCTGCAACCGCACGGAAATCTATGCAGTCGTCGATCGATCGCATTTGTGCAGTCACTATTTGATGAGCTTCATCGAAAAATGGTTTAACGTGCCGAAGGATCAATTCCAAAAGCATTTATATACGTATGAAAACGATAAGGCGATTGAACATCTATTCCGGGTAACTAGCGGACTTGATTCGATGGTAATCGGCGAAACACAGATCCTCGGCCAAGTGCGGGATGCTTTTTTATTATCGCAACAAATGAAAGCGACCGGAACTTTTTTCAATACACTCTTCAAGCAGGCTGTGACGCTCGCCAAGAAGGCTCATTCCGAAACTGGGATTAATGATAATCCGGTGTCTGTTAGTTACGCGGCCGTAGAGCTGGGTAAGAGAATTTTCGGATCCTACACGAATAAAACGGTTATGATTATTGGCGCTGGTAAAATGAGTGAGCTAACGGTTAAGCATCTGTATGCTAACGGAGCGAACAAAGTGATCGTTGTGAACCGGACGTATGAGCGGGCCGTAGAGCTGGCAGCCAAGTTTAACGGAATTCCGTGCGCGGCTGATCAAATGCTTGAACGCTTGTCGGATGTAGATATTATTATTAGCTCGACCGGAGCGCCGGGGTATGTGCTTACAAAGCCGGATCTTCAAGCGGTATTAACGAAAAGAAAGTCCCGTCCGCTCTTCATGATGGATATTGCGGTGCCGCGCGACTTGGACCCACAGATTAGTGAACTCGCTAATGTGTTCCTCTATGACATTGACGATTTGGAAATGATCGTCGATAAGCATTTGCAGGAGAGGAAGAAGGAAGCGGCCAAAATCGAAACTATGATATCCGCGGAGATTGCTGCTTTTGAGCAGTGGACCCGAACGCTTGGCGTGAGCCCGGTCATTCAGGCTCTGCAATTGAAAGCAAACCAGGTCCATGAAGAAACCATGGAAAGCATGCTGAAGAAGCTTCCTGATCTCGAGGAGAGGGAAGTAAAAGTAATTCGCAAGTTAACAAAAAGTATTGTGAATCAAATGCTGCGGGATCCAATCCTTCGCATTAAAGAGATGGCTGGAGAACGTCATGGCGAAGAAGCGCTTGATATGTTCACCAAGCTGTTTGCTCTGGAAGAAGTGCTGGAACAACAAGATAAAGCTAACGAGCTTGCACAAGAAGCGCAGAGGAAAGAGATTGAAGCGGAAATGCTTCGCATGCAAGAAGAGAAGCTGCTTGCAATCGGACTAAAGACCGCTGACCCTTTGGCGCGTTCCTAA
- a CDS encoding non-ribosomal peptide synthetase module, translating to MAQRLATEYVKTCLQLTEAEMFKFFQMFVDHQVTLQVKVLENGNQEVVFQDGEGQEIVLSFEQKSGLYECTGSCRLSNTLLANLMRKAVSEFKGSAIVNRIYTGYTMVYYYEHGTVVKIVEQKGSVTSVIYEYKDTIGQLEQLFKKNEVEREIEGIYNEINHLLDLRNAMQDRLIEQQIDARLEKLTHRLFLLEA from the coding sequence ATGGCACAAAGGTTAGCGACTGAATATGTCAAAACCTGCCTCCAGTTAACAGAAGCCGAGATGTTCAAGTTTTTTCAAATGTTCGTGGATCATCAAGTGACGCTGCAAGTCAAGGTTTTGGAAAACGGCAATCAAGAGGTTGTCTTTCAAGACGGAGAGGGTCAAGAGATCGTCCTGTCATTTGAACAGAAATCAGGCCTATATGAATGCACGGGATCCTGTCGATTAAGCAACACGCTTCTGGCTAATTTGATGCGCAAAGCGGTTTCCGAATTTAAAGGAAGCGCAATTGTCAATCGAATTTATACCGGCTATACAATGGTGTATTACTATGAACACGGCACGGTTGTTAAGATCGTGGAGCAAAAAGGCTCCGTCACATCAGTTATCTATGAGTATAAGGATACGATCGGACAACTGGAACAACTGTTCAAAAAAAATGAAGTAGAGCGCGAGATTGAAGGGATTTATAACGAAATCAATCATCTATTGGATCTGCGCAATGCAATGCAGGACCGGCTTATCGAGCAGCAAATAGACGCACGTCTCGAAAAATTAACACATCGACTGTTCTTATTAGAAGCTTAA
- a CDS encoding SdpI family protein, whose product MNKHTKSFWGWKDTILLFIALIPLIVGFVVYDKLPVQMASHYDLSGHVNGYMNKTGFFIMMACVNLFLMFTLKVVPQIDPRANNYAKFTDVYELFRFVISLFMSSIFIMVLLNNVGYDISMNTVLLMSLGILWTVFGNYLGRIRSNFTLGIRTPWTLANQEVWNRTHRFAAPLWVICGVIMIVSAFMDSGYTLYILLAALVLSVLLPIVYSYSLFHKLERGKDQ is encoded by the coding sequence ATGAATAAACATACAAAATCATTTTGGGGCTGGAAGGATACTATTCTCTTGTTCATAGCGCTCATTCCGCTTATTGTTGGTTTCGTTGTATACGATAAATTACCTGTACAGATGGCATCACACTATGATTTAAGCGGTCATGTTAATGGTTACATGAATAAAACTGGATTTTTTATTATGATGGCTTGCGTTAATTTATTTTTGATGTTTACTTTAAAAGTGGTTCCACAAATAGATCCGCGGGCGAACAATTATGCGAAATTTACGGATGTTTATGAATTATTTAGATTTGTAATTTCCTTGTTTATGAGCAGCATTTTTATTATGGTCCTTTTAAATAATGTAGGTTACGATATTTCGATGAATACTGTTTTGCTCATGAGTCTGGGCATTCTATGGACGGTATTCGGCAATTACTTGGGCAGAATTCGTTCTAACTTTACACTCGGTATCCGAACTCCATGGACACTTGCTAATCAGGAAGTTTGGAACCGAACTCACAGGTTCGCTGCTCCGCTATGGGTGATCTGCGGAGTTATCATGATCGTCAGCGCTTTTATGGATAGTGGCTATACCCTATATATTCTTCTGGCTGCTCTTGTCTTATCTGTTCTGCTTCCGATTGTTTATTCCTACAGCCTTTTCCACAAGCTTGAACGGGGGAAAGATCAATAA
- a CDS encoding autorepressor SdpR family transcription factor: MNESFKALSDPTRRAIIKLLREKDRTAGEIADHFQMTKPSISHHLNTLKAARLIVDERQGQNIMYSLNTTVVQEVMGWFMKIIQKGEDEQ; this comes from the coding sequence ATGAATGAATCATTTAAAGCACTATCCGATCCTACTCGAAGGGCAATCATCAAGCTTCTTCGAGAAAAAGATCGAACAGCGGGTGAAATTGCCGACCACTTTCAAATGACAAAGCCGAGTATCTCTCATCACTTGAATACCTTAAAAGCCGCGCGCCTCATTGTAGACGAACGTCAGGGACAGAATATTATGTACTCGCTCAATACGACCGTAGTTCAAGAAGTCATGGGATGGTTTATGAAAATTATACAAAAGGGAGAGGACGAACAATGA
- the yihA gene encoding ribosome biogenesis GTP-binding protein YihA/YsxC: MKVNQAEFVISAVGPGQYPQDALPEIALAGRSNVGKSSLINRMINRKNLARTSSQPGKTQTLNYYRINQDLYFVDLPGYGYAKVSKTKRAEWGKFIESYLLEREPLKLVMQLVDVRHAPSKDDQAMYEWLLHHGVPVIVVATKADKVPKTQLPKHLKVIRETLEMPKGQQPLLFSSELGLGKDELWALIMQHLDFVQTDPQSEENTSNV, encoded by the coding sequence ATGAAGGTCAATCAAGCTGAATTTGTTATCAGTGCGGTTGGACCTGGCCAATATCCACAGGATGCCTTGCCGGAAATTGCTCTGGCAGGGCGTTCTAATGTCGGAAAATCATCACTCATTAATCGAATGATCAACCGTAAAAATTTGGCCAGAACCAGCTCGCAGCCCGGAAAAACACAAACATTAAATTATTATCGAATTAATCAGGACTTATATTTCGTAGATCTTCCCGGTTACGGTTATGCCAAGGTATCCAAGACGAAGCGGGCCGAGTGGGGCAAATTTATTGAAAGCTACCTGTTGGAGCGTGAACCGCTGAAGCTGGTTATGCAGTTAGTTGATGTGCGGCATGCCCCGTCCAAGGACGACCAAGCGATGTATGAGTGGCTGCTTCATCATGGAGTGCCTGTAATTGTAGTCGCGACGAAGGCTGATAAGGTTCCCAAGACCCAGCTGCCAAAGCATCTCAAGGTCATCCGTGAGACGTTAGAAATGCCTAAGGGGCAGCAGCCGCTTCTTTTCTCCTCGGAGCTTGGACTCGGTAAGGACGAGCTTTGGGCATTGATTATGCAGCATTTGGACTTCGTTCAAACAGATCCTCAATCGGAAGAAAATACATCAAATGTGTAA
- the lonB gene encoding ATP-dependent protease LonB has translation MSLSIILMVIQVFFAVVIGLYFWNLLRNQQTNRSAVDRESKKELEKLRKLRSISLTKPLSEKTRPSAMQDIVGQKEGLKALKAALCGPNPQHVIIYGPPGVGKTAAARVVLEEAKKNQESPFRPESKFTEIDATTARFDERGIADPLIGSVHDPIYQGAGAMGVAGIPQPKPGAVTKAHGGILFIDEIGELHPVQMNKLLKVLEDRKVFLESAYYSSEDTNIPNYIHDIFQNGLPADFRLVGATTRTPSEIPPAIRSRCLEIFFRPLLPEEIGEIAEKALQKIGFKESPNAINVITKYATNGREAVNIIQLAAGIALTDKREEITAADIEWVVNSSQIPPRPEKKIPSQPQVGFVNGLAVYGPNQGTLLEIEVIAIPTSMPGIGKFNITGVVDEEEMGGGSRTIRRKSMARGSVENVLTVLRKLGMNTEDYDLHINFPGGVPIDGPSAGISMATAIASAIHKIPVDNKLAMTGEMSIHGKVKPVGGVVAKVEAAFQAGATRVLIPKENWQELFADLPGVEVTAVDSIEEVLRSALGIEIQDNVVPIPLTQERSISGSTLPILHAKSSNTIDT, from the coding sequence ATGAGCTTGAGTATTATACTCATGGTAATTCAAGTTTTTTTTGCTGTTGTAATCGGCCTGTATTTCTGGAATTTACTTCGTAATCAGCAGACAAATCGTTCTGCTGTTGATAGAGAATCGAAGAAAGAACTGGAAAAGCTGAGAAAGCTGCGCTCCATTTCATTAACGAAGCCTTTATCGGAGAAGACCAGACCTTCAGCCATGCAGGATATTGTAGGCCAGAAGGAAGGATTGAAGGCGCTTAAGGCAGCTCTTTGCGGTCCGAATCCCCAGCATGTCATCATTTATGGTCCTCCTGGTGTAGGAAAGACGGCAGCAGCTCGTGTGGTTCTGGAAGAAGCAAAGAAGAATCAAGAATCTCCGTTTCGCCCTGAATCCAAATTTACAGAGATTGATGCGACAACCGCACGTTTTGATGAAAGAGGCATTGCGGACCCATTAATCGGCTCTGTCCATGACCCGATTTATCAAGGAGCCGGAGCCATGGGCGTAGCAGGCATTCCTCAGCCCAAACCGGGTGCAGTGACCAAAGCTCATGGGGGAATTTTGTTTATCGATGAAATCGGCGAATTGCACCCTGTACAAATGAACAAGTTATTAAAGGTGCTCGAAGATCGCAAAGTGTTTTTGGAAAGTGCATATTATAGCTCAGAGGATACCAATATACCGAACTATATCCATGATATTTTCCAAAACGGACTTCCGGCTGATTTTCGTTTAGTAGGAGCGACTACTCGTACGCCTAGCGAAATTCCTCCCGCTATTCGTTCACGGTGCTTAGAAATCTTCTTTCGCCCTTTGCTTCCCGAGGAAATTGGAGAAATTGCAGAAAAAGCACTGCAAAAAATCGGCTTCAAAGAAAGCCCTAATGCCATCAATGTCATTACGAAATATGCAACAAATGGCCGCGAAGCGGTTAATATCATTCAACTCGCAGCAGGTATAGCTCTAACTGATAAGCGGGAAGAAATTACGGCTGCCGATATTGAATGGGTAGTGAACAGCTCACAAATTCCTCCTCGGCCCGAGAAGAAGATACCGTCTCAACCTCAAGTAGGGTTTGTGAATGGTTTAGCTGTATACGGTCCGAATCAAGGAACCCTGCTCGAAATTGAAGTGATTGCGATACCGACATCCATGCCGGGAATTGGGAAATTCAATATAACCGGTGTTGTGGATGAGGAGGAAATGGGCGGGGGTTCACGCACGATTCGAAGAAAGAGTATGGCCCGCGGCTCTGTTGAGAATGTATTAACTGTACTTCGTAAGCTCGGGATGAACACAGAAGACTACGATCTTCATATTAATTTCCCAGGCGGCGTTCCGATTGACGGCCCTTCAGCAGGAATTTCCATGGCAACGGCGATCGCTTCTGCGATACATAAGATCCCTGTAGACAATAAGCTGGCTATGACAGGTGAAATGAGTATCCATGGCAAGGTAAAGCCGGTAGGCGGTGTTGTAGCCAAGGTTGAAGCGGCCTTCCAAGCAGGTGCCACAAGAGTGCTGATTCCCAAAGAAAACTGGCAGGAATTGTTTGCTGATTTGCCTGGAGTAGAAGTTACGGCTGTTGATTCAATAGAAGAAGTGCTGAGATCAGCGCTTGGAATTGAAATTCAAGACAACGTGGTTCCGATTCCGCTTACTCAGGAGCGTTCGATTTCGGGGTCAACGCTTCCTATTCTTCATGCGAAATCATCCAACACCATCGATACGTAG
- a CDS encoding N-acetylmuramoyl-L-alanine amidase family protein: MKVGAAAVLLFAGLCCWTGVTNAQATQALNPLLPTADVLIDVGHGGIDSGTMFGKYEEKEINLAVSKKTYKLLRKMGFRTAINRTTDYALSDENTWSYGGRHRKDLAQRSGIANTIKPGMMLSMHVNWSGKPDRHGPLVISQNQSESILLANLLQHSLNELYGTHEEPVTSNKYFVLRYTKCPAVIIEMGFISNKKDRKLLRDSTIKQKSRKLSAARLSSIFLWYVQLRRRHGEQL, from the coding sequence ATGAAGGTTGGAGCCGCAGCCGTATTGCTGTTTGCAGGATTATGTTGTTGGACTGGAGTAACAAACGCACAAGCGACACAAGCGCTGAATCCGCTCCTTCCTACTGCAGATGTGCTCATCGATGTTGGTCATGGTGGCATCGACAGCGGAACGATGTTTGGCAAGTACGAAGAAAAAGAAATTAACTTGGCGGTTTCCAAAAAAACCTACAAACTACTCAGAAAAATGGGCTTCCGCACAGCAATAAACCGAACCACAGACTATGCTTTAAGTGACGAGAATACATGGTCTTATGGGGGAAGGCATCGCAAGGATTTGGCACAGCGCTCTGGAATTGCCAATACGATTAAGCCCGGTATGATGCTTAGTATGCATGTGAATTGGTCAGGTAAGCCCGATCGTCATGGCCCGCTGGTTATCAGTCAAAATCAATCAGAAAGCATCCTGTTGGCAAACCTTCTACAGCATTCTTTAAATGAACTGTACGGGACTCATGAAGAACCCGTTACCAGCAATAAATATTTTGTCTTGCGGTATACGAAGTGTCCGGCTGTAATTATTGAAATGGGCTTTATATCTAACAAAAAAGACCGCAAACTGCTGAGAGACTCCACCATCAAGCAAAAATCGCGGAAGCTATCAGCAGCGCGGTTGAGCAGTATTTTTCTATGGTACGTCCAACTTCGCAGGAGGCACGGTGAGCAGCTGTGA
- a CDS encoding divergent polysaccharide deacetylase family protein, translating into MRKRVLRFQLIASVGMLVLMLLLYPSELGAADEPAASPQPSPNSQALKKIAIVIDDFGNNMDGTEQMMNMPVPLTIAVMPFLPSSKQDAETAHAKGHEVILHLPMEPVRGKKSWLGPGAITTDLSNDEIRKRVLAALDNVPYVVGINNHMGSKATSDPRVMQVIVDIAKEKGLFLLDSRTSPRSVVVKLAKENGVSYAENSLFFDDIYTYGHISKQMTRFQKLIKDNEQLIAIGHVGPPGKKTAQVIKEAIPALQKKAQFVTVSQLLTVPPAKLDVP; encoded by the coding sequence ATGCGCAAACGAGTATTACGATTTCAACTTATAGCAAGCGTAGGGATGCTAGTTCTTATGCTGCTCCTGTATCCATCGGAGTTAGGCGCAGCAGATGAGCCGGCAGCATCCCCACAGCCGTCACCCAACTCGCAAGCTCTGAAAAAGATAGCAATCGTGATTGACGATTTCGGTAACAATATGGATGGTACCGAGCAAATGATGAATATGCCGGTACCTTTGACAATTGCTGTGATGCCGTTTTTGCCGAGTAGTAAGCAGGATGCTGAAACAGCCCATGCCAAAGGGCATGAAGTCATCTTACATTTGCCCATGGAGCCTGTACGCGGGAAGAAAAGCTGGCTGGGTCCCGGTGCGATTACAACGGATTTATCCAATGATGAAATAAGGAAACGCGTTTTAGCCGCACTGGATAACGTGCCGTACGTAGTTGGCATCAATAACCATATGGGCTCCAAAGCTACCTCCGACCCTCGTGTTATGCAGGTTATCGTCGATATAGCTAAGGAGAAGGGTCTCTTTCTATTGGATAGCCGCACTTCACCTAGAAGTGTTGTTGTGAAGCTTGCCAAGGAGAATGGTGTTTCCTATGCTGAGAATTCATTGTTCTTTGATGATATTTACACTTATGGACACATTAGCAAGCAAATGACCAGATTCCAGAAGCTGATCAAAGACAACGAGCAATTAATTGCAATAGGACACGTCGGACCACCCGGCAAGAAAACGGCTCAAGTTATTAAAGAAGCAATTCCTGCGCTTCAAAAGAAAGCCCAATTCGTAACCGTCTCACAGCTGCTCACCGTGCCTCCTGCGAAGTTGGACGTACCATAG
- the ispG gene encoding flavodoxin-dependent (E)-4-hydroxy-3-methylbut-2-enyl-diphosphate synthase — protein MFHRKDTRPVKVGNLTIGGSDEVIIQSMCTTKTADVKATVAEILRLEEAGCQIVRVTVNNKEAAEAIKEIKKHIHIPLVADIHFDHRLALAAIENGIDKVRINPGNIGRREKVEAVVKACKERGIPIRIGVNAGSLENHLLEKYGYPTPEAMVESALFHINILEELDFHDIIVSLKASDVPMAIAAYTKAAQTFNYPLHLGITEAGTLFSGSVKSAAGIGALLSMGIGNTVRISLSTDPVEEVKVARELLKTFGLITNAATLVSCPTCGRLDIDLFSIANEVEEYISKIKVPIKVSVLGCAVNGPGEAREADIGIAGARGEGMLFRYGEMVRKVPEAELLNELKKEIDIIVDAYEKTGVIPGRKH, from the coding sequence ATGTTTCACAGAAAAGATACCAGACCTGTCAAAGTCGGTAACCTGACGATTGGCGGCAGCGACGAGGTCATCATCCAGAGTATGTGTACGACCAAGACAGCGGACGTGAAAGCGACCGTTGCCGAAATTCTTCGATTGGAAGAAGCCGGATGTCAGATCGTCCGTGTGACGGTGAACAACAAGGAAGCGGCGGAAGCTATCAAAGAAATCAAGAAACACATTCATATTCCGTTGGTAGCCGATATTCATTTTGACCATCGACTTGCACTGGCGGCTATTGAGAATGGCATCGATAAAGTTCGAATCAATCCAGGGAACATTGGCCGCAGAGAGAAAGTGGAAGCTGTTGTGAAGGCTTGTAAAGAACGCGGAATTCCTATCCGTATCGGTGTGAACGCAGGATCGCTTGAGAACCATCTTTTGGAGAAATACGGCTATCCGACTCCGGAAGCAATGGTGGAAAGTGCTTTATTCCATATTAACATCCTAGAAGAGCTTGATTTTCATGATATTATTGTGTCACTCAAAGCATCTGATGTTCCAATGGCTATTGCTGCTTATACGAAAGCCGCTCAAACTTTCAACTATCCGCTTCACCTTGGTATTACGGAAGCCGGTACATTATTCTCCGGCTCTGTTAAGAGTGCTGCTGGAATCGGTGCGCTGCTCAGTATGGGGATCGGTAATACGGTAAGGATTTCTTTGAGTACAGATCCGGTAGAGGAAGTTAAGGTTGCACGAGAGCTTTTGAAAACATTCGGTTTAATCACCAATGCGGCTACGTTGGTTTCCTGTCCGACTTGTGGAAGGCTGGATATTGATCTGTTCTCAATCGCCAATGAAGTTGAGGAATATATTTCGAAGATTAAGGTTCCTATCAAAGTGTCCGTGCTTGGCTGCGCCGTCAATGGTCCGGGAGAAGCAAGGGAAGCTGATATCGGTATTGCTGGAGCACGAGGAGAAGGCATGCTGTTCCGATACGGGGAGATGGTACGCAAGGTGCCTGAAGCCGAGTTGTTGAATGAACTGAAAAAAGAGATCGATATCATCGTAGATGCTTATGAGAAAACGGGTGTTATTCCGGGTAGAAAACATTAG